A genomic region of Marinihelvus fidelis contains the following coding sequences:
- a CDS encoding S8 family serine peptidase: MKQRKLVMALATAIATAGLVPATVAAAGNGQDVDRVMVKFKKGAKARVKDKVGKAKGHIHKELDRNDIISASLSVDEIEALKQDADVVAVEIDAPRYLMSDTVPWGITRVQAAEAIAAGADGSGIKVCVIDSGIYAGHEDFAGVTITGEANEGQAWNTDACTHGTHVAGTIAAAANDTGVVGVSPDGNVSLHIVKTFSGEQCDWTYASDLIAAAEKCQEAGADIINMSLGGDYASTFERDAFDKLYAEGVLSIAAAGNDWNTSYNYPASYDSVVSVAAIDENNAHAQFSQHNDQVELAAPGVAVLSTISTRYSLLEVAGDRIESQPFRGTMEGQASGELVDGGICDAINGDWAGKVVLCQRSPGTFTQFWTMHNNVAASGGAAVIIYNNVSGYINGWFGVGNTSTIPALSLSLETGLDLVAGHLGENTVVSSAYELDVSEYGYKDGTSMASPHVAGVAALVWSAAPEKTNRDVRQALGATAIDIDDAGYDIRTGWGLVQAADAAAELANGTPGPVAGSAPSFLIASSEWTKSHKLRTEFFWTAGEANVDVILNDKVVLGGIANTGAAVHEDTPVGDGTWIYKVCNTGTNVCSRATTVNFDGRDVPPNNNGKFSTDAGRAMVLAGGESDEVQPKTASAPKGDTYVSWLEAGGKFDVYLQRIDRKGRGQWGDGIMVADRNLGYTTDYGLSADTEGNALVAYRINDENGIAQLYVQKISPSGDKLWGDEGRLLTDWPVHTLSPSIVGTTDGGAVLAWGDNNSKVWMQKLDADGNMMWAENLQMNGRGAYADYYSMGKADLQASSDGSAIISMVSQLGRAVSQYWAQKVDADGNLVWGADHVDVLADSYEGMPRGGWPVFVADDQGGALFCWHSTFGAGGTNVRAQRLGADGALAFGTNGVLVSTDDSHFRDEASCSYDAETGTSYVGWAERNSGNSAFGIRAQALDATGNRLWGDTGREIIPNGPGGKGALRALPADNGVIFAWGLNERPAPMYLQATRLDADGGFNWSEEIISFKTAPSWMSAPTSHVDDDGRAYFFWSEYITYDNDDLMMQSFNENGRLGK, translated from the coding sequence ATGAAACAACGCAAACTGGTAATGGCGCTTGCCACCGCCATAGCGACCGCGGGCCTTGTCCCGGCGACGGTTGCCGCGGCCGGCAACGGCCAGGATGTTGACCGCGTCATGGTCAAGTTCAAGAAGGGGGCAAAGGCCCGGGTCAAGGACAAGGTGGGTAAGGCCAAGGGCCACATCCACAAGGAACTGGACCGCAACGACATTATTTCGGCCAGCCTGTCGGTCGACGAGATCGAGGCGCTGAAGCAGGACGCCGATGTCGTCGCCGTGGAAATCGACGCGCCGCGTTACCTGATGAGCGATACCGTGCCGTGGGGTATCACCCGCGTGCAGGCTGCCGAGGCCATTGCCGCCGGCGCCGACGGCAGCGGCATCAAGGTCTGTGTCATCGACTCCGGCATCTACGCCGGCCACGAAGACTTCGCCGGCGTGACCATCACGGGTGAAGCCAACGAAGGCCAGGCCTGGAATACCGATGCCTGCACCCACGGCACCCACGTGGCCGGTACCATCGCCGCCGCGGCCAATGACACCGGCGTGGTCGGCGTCAGCCCGGACGGCAACGTTTCCCTGCATATCGTCAAGACATTTTCAGGTGAGCAGTGTGACTGGACCTACGCGTCCGACCTGATCGCCGCCGCCGAGAAGTGCCAGGAAGCCGGCGCGGACATCATCAACATGAGCCTGGGTGGTGATTACGCGTCCACGTTCGAGCGCGATGCCTTCGACAAGCTGTACGCCGAGGGTGTGCTGAGCATCGCCGCTGCCGGTAATGACTGGAACACCAGCTACAACTACCCGGCTTCATACGACAGCGTGGTATCCGTGGCCGCCATCGACGAGAACAATGCCCACGCGCAGTTCTCACAGCACAATGACCAGGTTGAACTGGCGGCCCCGGGTGTGGCTGTGCTGAGCACCATTTCCACCCGTTACTCTTTGCTGGAAGTCGCCGGTGATCGCATCGAAAGCCAGCCGTTCCGTGGCACCATGGAAGGCCAGGCCAGCGGTGAACTGGTTGACGGCGGAATCTGTGATGCCATCAATGGCGATTGGGCCGGCAAGGTGGTGCTGTGCCAGCGCAGCCCGGGCACCTTCACGCAGTTCTGGACCATGCACAACAACGTGGCGGCCTCCGGTGGCGCTGCAGTCATTATCTACAACAACGTTTCCGGCTACATCAACGGCTGGTTTGGCGTGGGTAACACCTCGACCATCCCGGCCCTGTCACTGAGCCTGGAGACCGGCCTGGACCTGGTCGCCGGTCACCTGGGTGAAAACACCGTGGTCAGTTCCGCCTACGAACTGGATGTCAGTGAGTACGGCTACAAGGACGGCACCTCCATGGCGTCCCCTCACGTAGCCGGCGTGGCCGCGCTGGTGTGGAGCGCCGCGCCGGAGAAAACCAACCGTGATGTACGCCAGGCACTGGGTGCCACCGCCATCGATATTGATGACGCGGGCTACGACATCCGCACCGGCTGGGGCCTGGTCCAGGCGGCCGACGCGGCTGCCGAACTGGCGAATGGTACGCCTGGCCCGGTGGCCGGCAGCGCGCCGAGTTTCCTGATCGCCAGCAGCGAATGGACGAAGAGCCACAAGCTGCGCACCGAGTTCTTCTGGACGGCTGGTGAAGCCAACGTTGACGTTATCCTGAACGACAAGGTCGTGCTGGGCGGCATCGCCAACACCGGCGCCGCGGTTCACGAAGATACGCCGGTGGGTGACGGTACCTGGATCTACAAGGTCTGCAACACCGGTACCAATGTCTGCTCGCGTGCCACCACGGTGAACTTCGACGGCCGCGACGTGCCGCCGAACAACAACGGCAAGTTCTCCACCGACGCGGGCCGCGCAATGGTCCTGGCCGGCGGTGAGTCTGACGAGGTACAGCCGAAGACCGCATCCGCGCCGAAGGGTGACACCTACGTGTCCTGGCTGGAAGCGGGCGGCAAGTTTGATGTCTACCTGCAGCGCATCGACCGCAAGGGTCGTGGCCAGTGGGGTGACGGCATCATGGTCGCCGACCGTAACCTGGGCTATACCACCGATTACGGCCTGTCAGCGGACACCGAGGGCAACGCGCTGGTGGCCTACCGCATCAATGACGAAAACGGCATCGCGCAGCTGTATGTGCAGAAAATCAGCCCGAGCGGCGACAAGCTGTGGGGTGACGAAGGCCGCCTGTTGACGGACTGGCCCGTGCATACACTGTCGCCGTCCATCGTCGGCACCACCGACGGTGGCGCTGTCCTGGCCTGGGGTGACAACAACTCGAAGGTCTGGATGCAGAAGCTCGATGCCGATGGCAACATGATGTGGGCCGAGAACCTGCAGATGAACGGGCGTGGCGCCTATGCGGACTACTACAGCATGGGCAAGGCGGACCTGCAGGCCTCGTCGGACGGAAGCGCCATCATTTCCATGGTGTCGCAGCTGGGCCGAGCCGTTTCCCAGTACTGGGCGCAGAAGGTGGATGCCGACGGCAACCTGGTGTGGGGTGCGGACCACGTGGACGTGCTCGCGGATAGCTACGAGGGCATGCCACGAGGTGGATGGCCGGTGTTTGTGGCCGACGACCAGGGTGGTGCGCTGTTCTGCTGGCACTCCACCTTCGGGGCGGGAGGCACCAATGTCCGCGCCCAGCGCCTGGGTGCCGATGGCGCGCTGGCTTTTGGCACTAATGGTGTGCTGGTGTCCACCGACGACAGCCACTTCCGGGACGAGGCATCGTGCAGCTACGATGCGGAGACCGGTACCAGCTACGTCGGTTGGGCGGAACGTAATTCCGGCAACAGTGCATTCGGCATTCGCGCCCAGGCCCTGGACGCCACGGGTAACCGCCTGTGGGGCGACACCGGTCGCGAGATCATCCCGAACGGCCCGGGCGGCAAGGGCGCACTGCGCGCGCTGCCGGCGGACAACGGTGTGATCTTCGCCTGGGGCCTGAATGAGCGCCCGGCGCCGATGTATCTGCAGGCGACCCGCCTGGACGCCGATGGCGGCTTCAACTGGAGCGAAGAAATCATCAGTTTCAAGACGGCGCCGTCATGGATGTCCGCGCCGACGTCCCACGTTGACGACGATGGCCGGGCCTATTTCTTCTGGTCCGAGTACATCACCTACGACAACGATGACCTGATGATGCAGTCGTTCAACGAAAACGGCCGTCTCGGTAAGTAA
- a CDS encoding CPXCG motif-containing cysteine-rich protein, whose protein sequence is METENLSCPYCGEPLELLVDDSAGAQRYIEDCAVCCKPIEVEVRRRRSDDGLETTLHRDDE, encoded by the coding sequence ATGGAAACGGAAAACCTGTCCTGCCCCTATTGCGGAGAGCCGCTGGAACTGCTCGTGGACGATTCCGCCGGCGCGCAGCGCTATATCGAAGACTGTGCCGTGTGCTGCAAACCCATCGAAGTTGAAGTGCGCCGCCGGCGCAGCGACGACGGTCTCGAGACCACCCTGCATCGTGATGATGAGTGA
- the recJ gene encoding single-stranded-DNA-specific exonuclease RecJ — protein sequence MIRRRAVPGGEHALPATLHPVLRDILLARGVREAEALDLSLARMAPMKGLSGLDAAANRLADAIQSGQRIMVVGDFDADGATGTAVAVRALRAMGAAGVEFRVPNRFEFGYGLSTGLVDTLAESPPDVLLTVDSGICCHDGITRAAELGIDVIVTDHHLPGESLPPAFAIVNPNLSGDDFPSKALAGVGVVFYLAGALRARLRDSGWFGARRPEPNLGMLLDLVALGTVADVVPLDRNNRVLVEQGLRRIRAGQASPGVMALLRAGKRDYRNVSASDLGFAVGPRLNAAGRLEDMAVGIRCLLADDVEEARELAATLDGLNEQRRAMQATMQDSASAQVSAIIEQLGDEVPFSLCLHDPEWHQGIVGLVASRVKEATHRPVVAFAPEEEGSARLKGSARSIKGLHVRDVLAHVDARQPGLIDAFGGHAMAAGLSIAANRLDDFRAAFEASTRLFLADEPPRAERVTDGELAAADLNLDFARELHAMGPWGQRFPEPLFEGAFEVLDQRVVGGAHLKMVLRPLDGHEVIDAIAFGTLPEDLDDARRARFLYRLDVNHFRGQASAQLVIEHIVR from the coding sequence ATGATCCGCCGCCGGGCCGTGCCCGGTGGCGAACACGCCTTACCTGCCACGCTGCACCCCGTACTGCGCGACATCCTGCTGGCCCGCGGCGTACGCGAGGCCGAAGCGCTGGACTTGTCGCTGGCGCGCATGGCGCCAATGAAGGGCCTGTCCGGCCTTGATGCCGCCGCCAACCGGCTCGCGGACGCCATCCAGTCCGGCCAGCGCATCATGGTGGTCGGTGATTTCGACGCCGACGGCGCGACCGGCACCGCGGTGGCCGTGCGCGCGCTGCGCGCCATGGGCGCGGCCGGCGTCGAGTTCCGTGTTCCTAATCGCTTTGAGTTCGGCTACGGACTCAGCACCGGCCTGGTTGACACGCTGGCCGAATCACCTCCGGATGTACTGCTGACGGTCGACTCGGGCATCTGCTGCCATGATGGCATCACTCGTGCCGCGGAGTTGGGCATCGATGTCATCGTTACCGATCATCACCTGCCGGGTGAGTCGTTGCCGCCGGCCTTCGCTATCGTGAACCCCAACCTGTCTGGCGATGATTTCCCCAGCAAGGCGCTGGCCGGTGTCGGCGTGGTGTTTTACCTGGCCGGAGCGCTGCGCGCGCGCTTACGCGACAGCGGCTGGTTCGGCGCTCGGCGGCCGGAACCCAACCTGGGGATGCTGCTGGACCTGGTGGCGCTGGGCACGGTCGCCGACGTGGTGCCGCTGGACCGTAACAACCGTGTGCTGGTCGAGCAGGGGCTGCGGCGTATCCGTGCCGGCCAGGCCAGCCCGGGCGTCATGGCGCTGCTGCGGGCCGGCAAGCGGGATTACCGAAATGTGAGCGCCAGCGACCTGGGTTTTGCCGTCGGGCCCCGCCTGAACGCCGCCGGGCGGCTCGAAGACATGGCCGTGGGCATTCGCTGCCTGCTGGCCGATGACGTGGAAGAGGCCCGCGAACTGGCGGCCACGCTCGATGGCCTGAACGAACAGCGCCGCGCCATGCAGGCCACCATGCAGGATTCGGCCAGCGCCCAGGTCAGCGCCATCATCGAGCAACTGGGCGACGAAGTTCCCTTCAGCCTGTGCCTTCACGACCCCGAATGGCACCAGGGCATCGTTGGCCTGGTCGCCTCCAGGGTCAAGGAAGCCACGCACCGGCCGGTGGTCGCGTTCGCGCCGGAAGAAGAGGGCAGTGCTCGCCTGAAAGGCTCGGCGCGCTCCATCAAGGGCCTGCACGTACGCGATGTGCTGGCCCACGTCGACGCGCGCCAGCCGGGCCTGATCGACGCATTCGGCGGCCATGCCATGGCCGCGGGCCTGTCCATCGCCGCCAACCGCCTCGACGACTTTCGCGCGGCCTTCGAGGCCTCCACCCGGCTTTTCCTGGCTGATGAACCCCCACGGGCTGAACGTGTCACCGACGGTGAGCTCGCTGCCGCCGACCTGAACCTGGACTTCGCCCGCGAATTGCACGCCATGGGCCCCTGGGGCCAGCGATTTCCCGAGCCACTGTTCGAAGGCGCGTTCGAGGTCCTGGACCAGCGCGTGGTCGGCGGTGCCCACCTGAAAATGGTGTTACGGCCGCTGGATGGGCACGAGGTCATCGATGCGATTGCCTTTGGCACGCTGCCCGAAGACCTGGATGACGCACGCCGCGCGCGATTCCTGTACCGACTTGATGTGAATCATTTCCGCGGCCAGGCCAGCGCGCAACTCGTGATCGAGCACATCGTCCGGTGA
- the greA gene encoding transcription elongation factor GreA, translating into MNRDPLTLAGSERLRAELARLKKTDRPAVIAAIAEARAHGDLKENAEYHAAREQQGFIEGRIQHLESVLSSAQVIDVASLNPGGKVVFGATVTVADVESGDETTYQIVGDLEADINENRIAISSPIARALIGKVEGDETTVQAPSGARDLEIVSVEYV; encoded by the coding sequence ATGAACCGTGATCCATTGACCCTTGCGGGCTCCGAGCGCCTGCGCGCCGAACTGGCCCGGCTGAAGAAAACCGACCGGCCAGCCGTGATTGCCGCGATCGCCGAGGCGCGCGCGCACGGCGACCTGAAGGAAAACGCCGAGTACCATGCCGCGCGCGAGCAGCAGGGCTTTATCGAGGGCCGTATCCAGCACCTGGAATCGGTGCTGTCCTCCGCGCAGGTCATCGACGTCGCGTCGCTGAACCCGGGTGGCAAGGTCGTCTTCGGCGCCACCGTCACGGTGGCCGATGTCGAAAGTGGTGATGAAACCACCTACCAGATCGTCGGTGACCTGGAAGCGGACATCAACGAAAACCGCATCGCCATCTCATCGCCCATCGCCCGCGCCCTGATCGGCAAGGTGGAGGGCGACGAGACCACGGTGCAGGCCCCGTCAGGCGCCCGCGACCTGGAAATCGTCTCCGTCGAATACGTTTGA
- the carB gene encoding carbamoyl-phosphate synthase large subunit, which produces MPKRNDIQSVLIIGAGPIVIGQACEFDYSGAQACKALREEGFRVILVNSNPATIMTDPETADAVYIEPIEWQTVAKIIEKERPDVVLPTMGGQTGLNCALDLAKHGVLEKYGCELIGATREAIDMAEDREQFRNAMADIGLETARAAIAHSLEEAIEKQKDIGYPTIIRPSFTMGGSGGGIAYNHEEFERIVSHGIELSPTNEVLLEESILGWKEFEMEVVRDHVDNCIIVCSIENLDPMGIHTGDSITVAPALTLTDKEYQRLRDASIAVLRKIGVDTGGSNVQFAVNPENGRVIIIEMNPRVSRSSALASKATGFPIAKVAAKLAVGYTLDELRNEITGGVTPASFEPAIDYVVTKIPRFAFEKFPAADARLTTQMKSVGEAMAIGRTFQESMQKALRSLETGRNGLDPILDVEDAEDRAATLKRELREAGPERLLYVADGFREGLTFDELHALTHIDPWFLDQIQDLVAEEAGIAEGGLAALDKDRLFTLKQKGFSDRRIADLLGLKEAEVREHRHGLDLHPVYKRVDTCAAEFATSTAYMYSTYEEECEAEVSDKPKYMVLGGGPNRIGQGIEFDYCCVHAALALRADGFETIMVNCNPETVSTDYDTSDRLYFEPLTLEDVLEIVAKEKPKGVIVQYGGQTPLKLARALEAAGVPIIGTSPDSIDAAEDRERFQKMLDKLGLRQPPNRTATSVEQAVKLAEEIGYPLVVRPSYVLGGRAMDIVHREEELRRYMQNAVDVSNDSPVLLDHFLDHAIEVDADAICDGENVLIGGLMEHIEQAGVHSGDSACTLPPYSLGKKIQDELRDQMREMALELGVIGLMNAQFAVRGDDIYVIEVNPRASRTVPFVSKATGVPLASVAVRCMAGTSLAEQGYTREVVPDYFSVKEVVFPFIKFPGVDPILGPEMRSTGEVMGVGETFGAACMRAMRGASQSIPVPGKAFLSVRDGDKASLVPVARNLVKRGYSLVATGGTCDYLLKTGFECERINKVDEGRPHVVDAIKNNEIRFIVNTTEGRQTITDSFSIRREALQHRVPYTTTIARGWATLQAIDHENDREVRSLQSLHEGLNK; this is translated from the coding sequence ATGCCCAAACGCAACGACATCCAAAGTGTACTCATCATCGGCGCCGGCCCGATCGTCATCGGCCAGGCCTGCGAATTCGACTACTCCGGCGCCCAGGCCTGCAAGGCCCTGCGCGAGGAGGGGTTCCGCGTCATCCTGGTGAACTCCAACCCGGCCACCATCATGACCGACCCGGAGACCGCCGACGCGGTCTACATCGAGCCGATCGAGTGGCAGACCGTCGCCAAGATCATCGAGAAGGAGCGCCCGGACGTGGTGCTGCCGACGATGGGCGGGCAGACCGGCCTGAACTGCGCGCTGGACCTGGCAAAGCATGGTGTGCTGGAAAAGTACGGCTGCGAGCTGATCGGCGCCACGCGCGAGGCCATCGACATGGCCGAGGACCGCGAGCAGTTCCGCAATGCCATGGCCGATATCGGCCTGGAAACAGCCCGTGCCGCCATCGCGCACTCGCTGGAAGAAGCCATCGAGAAGCAGAAGGACATCGGTTACCCGACCATTATCCGGCCGTCGTTCACGATGGGCGGTTCCGGTGGCGGTATCGCCTACAACCACGAGGAATTCGAGCGCATCGTCAGCCACGGCATCGAGCTGTCGCCGACCAACGAGGTGCTGCTGGAAGAATCCATCCTGGGTTGGAAAGAGTTCGAGATGGAGGTCGTGCGCGACCACGTCGACAACTGCATTATCGTCTGCTCGATCGAGAACCTGGACCCGATGGGCATCCACACCGGCGACTCGATCACCGTGGCGCCGGCGCTGACGCTGACCGACAAGGAATACCAGCGCCTGCGTGACGCTTCCATCGCCGTGCTGCGCAAGATCGGCGTCGACACCGGTGGCTCCAACGTGCAGTTCGCGGTGAACCCGGAGAATGGCCGGGTGATCATCATCGAGATGAACCCCAGGGTGTCGCGCTCCAGCGCGCTGGCCTCCAAGGCCACCGGCTTCCCGATCGCCAAGGTCGCGGCCAAGCTGGCCGTGGGCTACACGCTGGACGAACTGCGCAACGAGATCACCGGCGGCGTGACCCCGGCCTCGTTCGAGCCGGCCATCGACTACGTGGTGACCAAGATTCCGCGCTTCGCGTTCGAAAAATTCCCGGCCGCCGACGCGCGCCTGACCACGCAGATGAAGTCCGTCGGCGAGGCCATGGCCATCGGTCGTACCTTCCAGGAATCAATGCAGAAGGCGCTGCGCAGCCTGGAGACCGGCCGCAATGGACTGGACCCGATCCTGGACGTGGAAGATGCGGAAGACCGCGCCGCCACGCTGAAGCGCGAGCTGCGCGAAGCCGGCCCGGAGCGACTGCTGTACGTGGCCGACGGCTTCCGCGAAGGCCTGACCTTCGATGAACTGCACGCGCTGACGCATATCGATCCGTGGTTCCTGGACCAGATCCAGGACCTGGTGGCCGAGGAAGCCGGCATCGCCGAGGGCGGCCTGGCCGCGCTCGACAAGGATCGCCTGTTCACGCTGAAGCAGAAGGGTTTCTCGGATCGCCGCATCGCCGACCTGCTGGGTTTGAAGGAAGCCGAGGTGCGTGAACACCGTCACGGCCTGGACCTGCACCCGGTGTACAAGCGCGTCGACACCTGCGCGGCCGAATTCGCCACCAGCACGGCCTACATGTACTCCACCTACGAGGAGGAGTGCGAGGCCGAGGTGTCCGACAAGCCGAAGTACATGGTCCTGGGCGGCGGCCCCAACCGCATCGGCCAGGGCATCGAGTTCGACTACTGCTGTGTGCACGCCGCGCTGGCGCTGCGCGCCGACGGGTTCGAGACCATCATGGTCAACTGCAACCCGGAGACCGTGTCCACGGACTACGACACTTCTGACCGCCTGTACTTCGAACCGCTGACCCTGGAAGACGTGCTCGAGATCGTCGCCAAGGAGAAGCCGAAGGGCGTGATCGTGCAGTACGGCGGCCAGACGCCGCTGAAACTGGCGCGCGCGCTGGAGGCCGCCGGTGTGCCAATTATCGGCACCTCGCCAGACTCCATCGACGCGGCCGAAGATCGCGAGCGCTTCCAGAAGATGCTCGACAAGCTGGGCCTGCGCCAGCCGCCCAACCGCACGGCCACCAGCGTCGAGCAGGCGGTGAAGCTGGCCGAGGAAATTGGCTACCCGCTGGTGGTGCGCCCGTCCTACGTGCTTGGCGGTCGCGCCATGGATATCGTCCATCGCGAGGAAGAACTGCGCCGTTACATGCAGAACGCCGTGGACGTCTCCAATGACTCGCCGGTGCTGCTGGACCACTTCCTGGACCACGCTATCGAGGTCGACGCCGATGCCATCTGCGACGGCGAGAACGTGCTGATCGGCGGCCTGATGGAGCATATCGAACAGGCCGGCGTGCACTCGGGCGATTCCGCCTGCACGCTGCCGCCGTACTCGCTGGGCAAGAAAATCCAGGACGAACTGCGTGACCAGATGCGCGAGATGGCGCTGGAGTTGGGCGTGATCGGCCTGATGAATGCGCAGTTTGCGGTCCGCGGCGATGACATCTACGTCATCGAGGTGAACCCGCGGGCCTCGCGCACGGTGCCGTTCGTGTCCAAGGCCACCGGCGTGCCGCTGGCCTCGGTAGCGGTGCGCTGCATGGCCGGTACGTCGCTGGCGGAGCAGGGCTACACGCGCGAGGTGGTGCCGGATTATTTCTCCGTGAAAGAAGTGGTGTTCCCGTTTATCAAGTTCCCGGGCGTCGACCCGATCCTGGGGCCCGAGATGCGATCCACCGGCGAAGTCATGGGTGTGGGCGAGACCTTCGGTGCCGCCTGCATGCGCGCCATGCGTGGCGCCAGCCAGTCGATCCCGGTACCGGGCAAGGCGTTCCTCAGTGTCCGCGATGGCGACAAGGCCTCGCTGGTGCCGGTGGCCCGTAACCTGGTCAAGCGGGGTTACAGCCTGGTCGCCACGGGCGGCACCTGTGACTACCTGCTCAAGACCGGTTTTGAGTGTGAGCGAATCAACAAGGTCGACGAAGGCCGGCCGCATGTTGTCGATGCCATCAAGAACAACGAAATCCGCTTTATCGTCAACACGACCGAGGGCCGACAGACCATCACCGACTCGTTCTCGATCCGTCGCGAGGCGCTGCAGCACCGGGTACCGTACACCACCACCATCGCGCGTGGCTGGGCGACCCTGCAGGCCATCGACCACGAGAACGACCGTGAAGTGCGCAGTCTGCAGTCCCTGCATGAAGGACTGAACAAATGA
- the carA gene encoding glutamine-hydrolyzing carbamoyl-phosphate synthase small subunit — protein sequence MGLKAVLALADGSVFHGVAIGAAGETVGEVVFNTAMTGYQEILTDPSYAGQLVTLTFPHIGNTGCNATDEEADGIKAAALIVRDVPRRLSNWRSELSLSEYLEQNNVVGIAGIDTRRLTRILREKGAQGGCLVCAETIDEADALAKAKAFGGMAGQDLAREVTTNAAYTWEEGSWDLDDCAFATTSGDFHVVAYDFGIKRNILRMLADRGCRVTVVPAQTPASQVMALEPDGVFLSNGPGDPEPCDYAITAIRDLLDRGVPLFGICLGHQLLGLAVGAKTVKMKFGHHGANHPVQDLDDGRVYITSQNHGFAVDEDSLPDGVRATHRSLFDGSLQGIELIGRPAYSFQGHPEASPGPHDIQPLFDRFITAMEAATARIESAGA from the coding sequence GTGGGTCTTAAAGCAGTTTTGGCATTGGCGGATGGCAGTGTTTTTCACGGTGTGGCAATCGGTGCGGCGGGTGAAACCGTCGGCGAGGTGGTGTTCAACACCGCGATGACCGGTTACCAGGAAATTCTCACCGACCCGTCCTACGCCGGCCAGTTAGTGACCCTGACCTTCCCGCACATCGGCAACACCGGCTGCAACGCCACCGACGAAGAGGCCGACGGCATCAAGGCCGCTGCGCTGATCGTCCGCGACGTGCCGCGGCGCCTGAGCAACTGGCGCAGCGAACTGTCGCTGTCCGAGTACCTGGAACAGAACAACGTTGTCGGCATCGCCGGCATCGATACACGCCGCCTGACGCGCATCCTGCGCGAGAAGGGCGCCCAGGGTGGCTGCCTGGTCTGCGCCGAGACCATCGACGAGGCCGATGCGCTGGCCAAGGCGAAGGCGTTCGGCGGCATGGCCGGCCAGGACCTGGCGCGCGAGGTCACCACCAACGCCGCGTACACCTGGGAAGAGGGCAGCTGGGACCTGGACGACTGCGCATTCGCCACCACCAGCGGCGACTTCCACGTGGTCGCCTACGATTTCGGCATCAAGCGCAACATCCTGCGCATGCTGGCCGACCGTGGCTGCCGCGTCACCGTGGTGCCGGCGCAGACGCCTGCCTCGCAGGTGATGGCGCTGGAGCCGGACGGCGTGTTCCTGTCCAATGGCCCCGGTGACCCTGAGCCCTGCGACTACGCCATCACCGCCATTCGTGACCTGCTGGACCGCGGCGTGCCGCTGTTCGGTATCTGCCTGGGCCACCAGCTGCTGGGCCTGGCCGTGGGCGCGAAGACGGTGAAGATGAAGTTTGGCCACCACGGTGCCAACCACCCGGTGCAGGACCTGGACGACGGCCGCGTATACATCACCAGCCAGAACCATGGTTTTGCGGTGGACGAAGACAGCCTGCCGGACGGCGTACGCGCCACCCACCGTTCGCTGTTCGACGGCAGCCTGCAGGGTATCGAACTGATCGGCCGCCCGGCCTACAGCTTCCAGGGTCACCCGGAAGCCAGCCCCGGCCCGCACGATATCCAGCCGCTGTTCGACCGTTTCATCACCGCGATGGAAGCGGCGACGGCGCGGATCGAGAGTGCGGGCGCCTGA